CCAATTTAACTCCCAGTGCCTTAACAGTTCCTGACACAACAGCCGAAATAGAAGTAACGTCAGACACTTCCGGCTTCGAAATCTCCACTCCTTTATTCACTACCGTAATCTGGCAAGATGCCGCTTTATCACCATCTTTTGTAGTGGCTTTAATGGAGACTTTACCTTCTGAAACAGCGGTCACCTTACCGGTAGCAGCATCTACGGTCGCTATCTTACCATCACCAGAACTCCATATCACAGATTTGTTAGTTGCATTCTCCGGCACCACGGTTGCTTCAAGTGTAAGTTCATCCCCGGCAACCATAGTTGCCTCCGTAGGCTTTATTGATACTCCTGTCACATTAACTACCTTAGCAACCACCGTCACCTTGCAAGTTGCTTTCTTCTTACCCACTAGTGCAGTGGCAGTGACAACAGCCTCACCAGACTCCACAGCCGTTACCATTCCTGACTCATCCACCATTGCAATACCAGGTGCACTCGAACTCCACACATGTCCTTTATTTAGTGTTTCAGTCGGCGTAAAGGAAGCAATCAATCGTTCTGTCTTACCTTTTTCCAAAGTGAGTTCACTTTTATTTAAAGCAATATCTGGAGTCACCACCTCATTATCATCACTCTTACTACACCCTAAAAATAACAGTAAGCAAAACAATGATACAATCTTAGCAGAAATATGTACAACCAACCCACTACTAAACTTTTCTCTTTTAAGCATTATCATGTAGATTAACGCCTATAGAACTTCCCCTGATTCGGCAGTATACAAAAAAGACGTGGGAGTCTGTACTTCGCTTATCCCGACTTCAGGCTCTCGCATTGCCCATCTGGAAGGATAAGCAACTCAGCCAGCCCACGCCGAGACGTATATACAGAACACCACGTCAAACGCAATGTTTGAATAAAACACCCCATGTGGACGCTTTCGTTGCCGTATCTTCTTCCAGAATCAAACTTGCGAGATTTGAAGTCAGAAGATAACGTTCGTAAACGTCTTTTCTTATTAAAATAATAAAAATCTCCCTCTAACCCACTGGCTAGCTGAGATTGTGACAAAGTTAAGAAGGATTATTTGATATCCAAAATAAGTTTAAATATTTTCAATATCCAATTTTCACCATATAGTGTCTATTTTCCGTTGAACAGTAATATTTAACAGACAAAGAAAGTGTTCTTATATACAAGAAGAAACAGTGTTCAGAGATTATAATCTAAAACATTTTACCTTACCTGTTCCTTACCTACTCCCTACCTACTCCTTACCTTCTCCCTACCTTCTCCTTACATACTCCTTCCTTATAGGTTAGGAGAAGGTGCGGTTCAGTTCCCTCTTTGCCCTGCAATATCTAAGAAGCGGAATGGAAATCAAACCCCTATCAAACGCTCAAAGAAGAAATTGAAGACAAACCTTCAGAGCGCAGGCCTAAAAGATAAATATTATTCATACCTTTGTAGAACAAGTGTAGAAAACATTCTCTGCACTATAAAGTAAACAAAGGAACAGAAAGCCTCCACCACACTTTCACAAACAACAAACTATTAACGACTAAAGCTAAACGAACATGGGAAAAATTCAGAAAGGAACTCTCGGCGAATTCACCGGGAAAATAGGAAATCTTGTAGGATGCAACTGGAAAGGAGTGCCTTATATGCGCTCCCGCCCCACACACATGACCAATCCGCGCACCAAAGAACAACAACGTCAACGGGGCAAGTTTACAATAGCCATGGACTTTCTTCGCACCATCACCCCTTTTGTGCGAATTGGCTATAGAGAACTTACCACGAACCAAACTGCATTCAACGCCGCCATGTCCTACATCATGAAAAATGCGATTATAGATAATGGACAAGGGCCGGAACTTGATTACAACAAGGTACT
Above is a window of Bacteroides helcogenes P 36-108 DNA encoding:
- a CDS encoding DUF6266 family protein yields the protein MGKIQKGTLGEFTGKIGNLVGCNWKGVPYMRSRPTHMTNPRTKEQQRQRGKFTIAMDFLRTITPFVRIGYRELTTNQTAFNAAMSYIMKNAIIDNGQGPELDYNKVLVSHGSLMQAFKATAILEADNVLFTWENNSGQGNATDSDVALLLVYNKEKNLAIYNTTAFRRSDSKSVLELPKDWTGDEMVAYLSFYSVYDESTANSICLPLTAS